The following DNA comes from Capsicum annuum cultivar UCD-10X-F1 chromosome 7, UCD10Xv1.1, whole genome shotgun sequence.
GATAACTTTCCATGCAATTTCatgtaactatcatttcaaaaatttgataggaCTTTTAACCATTTGAAGAAATCAACACATAATTTCCTGAAAGAAATTTGTACTATACTAATTGGTCGTTTAGTATGAAAACACTGACTAGTATTTTCAGTCTTCATATAAAGTAATAAGTCAATTTCAAGTCAATAGATGCAGCAGCCACGAAATTCACCACGTAGATTCTAACAACCATTTCCATGTCAGCTAGTAagtctaattaaaataaaaattgaccgAACTCACTAAAGAGAGAGATCTACTTGTTTGTCCTAATTTATATGATACTAGACatcatatattaatttttttattttaaattatatgatacaaatataatttaaataatcaatcactaaaataatttaaatttttaattattgtgatttataatacctttttcttctattccaatttaagtcaCATTGATATAAGTTTGAGAGTCAAtcgaatattttatatattttttatttttaagttgttaaatatgtgatttataatccttttagcataatttttcaataagtaaTGTCTTTCTCTGTCTCATCGTAATTTtcgtggcactaatataatttcgatactcaaacaaatattttatgttgaaatatattaattttttaatgcttagatgaaaataaaaattaaatagggtgatataataaaatcactatTGAAACAATGaggcagacatgtcttaaataacttataacaactaattttatagtgataaaaaaaattattataaaaaatacatgtgaaatttttttaatggatctcatataagacatctaattaatttaaaatattgagaGTGAATCTAtcattttatgttaattttattttttaattaaatattattaattagttaatacttaaatggcttataataattaattagaggtgatatatagtaaattatgattaaagcaaCTGAAGAAGGTagtacaaaaacatcaaaagttaatttattattttatttctattttattttttaaaaaattaattacggatgatatgataaaaatcacgattgaaacaacgaGGCAGAGATgccataaatgacttataacagtGATATActgaaattactataaaaatacttgtgaaaaaatttaaataggtctcatataagacatcaaatcaaaataaaacgtcaataattaatttatcattttattaaatattattaattattttatacttaaattacttataatgattaattaggggtgatataataaattaatgattgaagcagctgaagcaaacagCGCAAACAGACACGTCGAAGAGGTACCTTCTTATTGCTCTTTGTAAGTAAGTAAAacactattttctttttatttaaatctaaaaaaattctCTAGTAAATAGTATCTTTCTGGTCTGTATATTCATGAAACTCAAtctcattttatatataatatatttaataattttactttgaacttttcattttatAATATGTCAGATGATTTATAATCACTGATGTTGTAAtttcttttactttaattatCTTTACTATAagtacttttttttctttgatatttttcATCGTAACATTTTACTCTTGCATTTCTTTCAAACTGTTCCTAAAATGACTGTCTTGAGCCAAGGATCTATAAGAAGTAGTCTTCTTACCCCCACAAACGTAGAAGTAAGGTGTGTGTACACCCAAGACTCCCAACCCCACTTGTGGGACTATAGTGAAAATATTCTTGTTAAGAGTTTTTATAGTCACACGGTTATTAATAATTGATTCTAAATCACAAGTTTAAAAGATCTTacttattatatttcttaaactttatattttgttaatgtcatcacataaattgagacaaagataatactataaaagatgtcttttaaaaaaaagtttctaAACCACTAACGACGCTTCTTCAGCGCACTTACTACCACAGTGTTACACAATTTCATGAAAACTGACCAAGTATTATTTTTACATGTATCTAACCCTGTTACTTGCTGTATATATAGCTCTAGTGTTTCGGTATTGGAAAATTATCTACACAAACACTAATTAATCCAAAACTTCCTCTTCATATCTCAATTACTccattttaaatctcaatttagTTCATAATAATTCGATAATGGATCCAATTAAGGAATCATCATCAGGATTAGTATTCACAGTGAGGAGGCAAAAGGCAGAGCTAATACCTCCAGCAAAGCCAACTCCAAGTGAAACTAAGTTTCTTTCAGACATTGATGATCAAGAAGGCCTTCGATTCCAAATTCCCGTTATTAATTTTTACCGTAAGGATTCGAATTGTTCTATGGGAGCACATGATGATCCTGTGAAAGTTATTAAAAAGGCTATAGCTGAAACACTTGTGTTTTACTATCCATTTGCTGGTCGACTCCGAGAAGGAAATGGACGTAAACTGATGGTGGATTGTACTGGCGAAGGCGTTATGTTTGTGGAGGCTGATGCTGATGTTACGCTTGAAGATTTTGGAGATGAACTTCAGCCTCCATTTCCATGTTTGGAAGAGCTTCTTTATGATGTCCCTGGCTCTGTTGGAGTTCTTAATTCTCCTCTCATTCTTATTCAGGTAATTATTTCTCTTTTCTAACTTAAACATGCATGTACCGATATTAAATTTTGAACCCAGTTATTGGAGCGTGGTTGCTCGTTGTCTTAGGATCATGAATCCATAGAATTCAAATACCGAATTCGACTATGGTGTTTTGGGTTGTGAATAGTATTCAGCATGGATTTAGGTGGTAAAAACTTTTTGCTTTAACATAATTTTAGTCCATGCGCAACAAACAATATGTTGTTGagccttttctttttttggggtcACTTCTTTTATTTTGTCATATAACAACTCTCCACTAATCAAAATCCTTTTGGTTCAATacctatttttattgttataaAAGAAGtaagttaaatccttaatctTAAACATATGAATTGTTAATTAACAAGTGTATCAATTAATTATGTGCAGGTAACTCGTCTAAGGTGTGGTGGTTTTATCTTCGCACTGAAATTAAATCACACGATGAGTGATGCAGCCGGTCTTGTCCAATTCATGACTGCTATCGGCGAAATGGCACGTGGGGCATCTGAGCCATCTACCCTCCCAGTCTGGTGCAGAGAATTGCTAAAAGCCAGAAATCCATCCCGAGTGACATGCACACACCGCGAGTACGATGAAGTACCCGATACAAAGGGTACAATTATTCCATTGGATGACATGGTTCACAAGTCTTTCTTTTTTGGTCCTTCTGAGGTCTCAGCACTTCGTCGATTCGTCCCTCCTCATTTGCGCAAATGTTCTACATTTGAACTGCTCACATCAGTCCTCTGGCGTTGCCGCACAATTTCTCTAAAACCCGATCCAGAAGAGGAAGTCCGCGTTCTTTGCATTGTCAACGCGCGTTCCAGGTTCAATCCACCCTTGCCCAATGGCTTCTATGGGAACGCCTTTGCATTCCCCGTAGCAGTCACGACTGCGGAGAAATTGTGCAAAAATCCATTAGGATACGCACTCGAGTTAGTGAAAAAAGCTAAGTCGGACGTGACTGAAGAATACATGAAATCGGTAGCGGATTTAATGGTGATGAAAGGGAGGCCCCATTTCACTGTGGTGCGGACTTATCTCGTGTCGGACGTGACTCGGGCCGGATTCGGAGAAGTGGATTTTGGATGGGGGAAAGCAGTGTATGGTGGACCGGCTAAAGGAGGAGTAGGGGCAATTCCTGGTGTGGCTAGCTTTTACATACCATTTAGAAACAAGAATGGTGAAAATGGAATTGTGGTCCCTGTATGTTTGCCTGCTTTTGCAATGGAAATATTCGTGAAGGAGCTTGATAGCATGTTGAAAGGTGGTGATCCATTCGTTAACACAAACTATGCCATTATCAAACCTGCCCTTTGAGATGTTAATTAGATAATTAGAAGGCCAAAGAAATTGTCATTAATTCCACATCTTGTACCGGGTGTAATTTCTTCAATTGTTGCAAGTGTGCTGTTTTCACTGTGTGTTTATATTTTGATCCTATTGTAATGGTCAATTTCGATTGGATAGCAAATAAAGACTGCTATTTATGTGATTAGCGGTGGAGTTAACTAGGAGTGTGCAAATTTCTGCTTAACCGATAGATGAACCAAAAAAATGCTATTGCCGGTTATTGGTATCATGATATTGAGTTAACGATTATTAaaacattttataatttttttatactgAATTATCACTTTAGTTCCTAATTTTTAAGATGAGTTAATAGTTAAATCGATAACCTAAAAAAAGtcttattaaaattaatttttttcctaattatataaaaatgactTTGAGCTAATAGCTTTCAGTTAATCAATCCAACGAGAAGATAATGGAAGAGAAACTAATCTattcttgtaatttttattgGATTTGGCCATTTGCTAATTAGGATTTATAATTGACACTGCAATGTCTAGCtgctaaaaaaagaaaataccatTCAATAGATCAAGACCTATCATGCTACACTCAGTTAACAAGAATGCTATTTAACTAGAAAGAAAACAATTTATTTAGCAATAACGTTATAGAATTTACTTCTACTTGTAATATATCggatttttatgcatgaacaatatatatatatatatatatatatatatatatatatatatgataccaAAATAGTTGTATATTTCAATAAACTTGGTAAAGACTTGTAAAAACAGATAAAAACAGTGAATAATGATTGATAAAAACAGTGAATAATGATTGATTTAATATATCAGTTTGTAAAAACCtgctcagtactccctctttcctattgtttcttcatgtttatattttccccagagttttttttttttttactttaccctgttcatctcttcctcttaatctatgttcttaacatcgtacttctttaaccacaccccgaaaaatttttatctggcagctaacactcgtcctttgtctattttgcagaccttttggactaacaaggccagaattcctaggaatttacaggttaatccatcgttgatattaagaaattaagaggctaaccatatactaagggtaaaaattttatagataatttaatttacatgatttacaaaaactatgtaaaatgacttaaaacataaatataagaacatgaatataaatatttttgtggggaaaatatgtaaataagaacttacatgaagtaactaggagagaggtttccctttcgggaaccccctaaagatcgaatagaaaacttggagcttttattgaaatcacaatgatacaaAGTTTACACAAGAAAGACTGGCTTGGATAAGTGTTTAGGGAGGAAAGATTTAAACATTTCAAGTAGGTTTGAAAGTTGGTTGATTTCATTCTGTCTTCCTACTAAAAAATGTACgcgccttttataggcaaaatgTACATAAAGGAGTGGTTCTAAAAACTACAACGTGGCCTTAGGACAATTGGCCGacacttttagataagggataagaaagaaaactttaataatgcaagtcgggtactctttgggccccatcgtcacatgcgttattaattttctttcaaacttattttgacgcgtgcttcaacagtttttctttcttttggaaagtagtgataaaggaaacACTCTGACTCTgactattacaagacataaagtgggcatccccacttGACCATGCTAGCTAATAATACAAACTGTGAGAACTGTAGATTATCTTtacgtatccaagttgtgcagggctatGGAGTCGAAGCTCATGCCTGAGTCgtcgtcttcatatggatcctgGGCATCCTGGAATTGTGCAATATTATCTTCTTCGTCTGATCTAGCAGAATTATTATCTGTAGTATTTATCTCTGGCACAGCTCTGTCTAAATTAGTGGGCTGTTCGTCTGGTTGTTCATCCATGTATTTATCTTGTGTCTGTTTGCTGAAGAATCTGTCTAGAGTCTGTTTAATTATTGTCTCTATTGTCTCgttttttctcttagatattaaagtcttctttaaagTTCTATGTCCAGATTTCGTTAATTTAGCTTTTGATGAAGAACACCCTTCATCCTCACTTTTTGacaaagtgacagccattaacgAATTTGATTAGTCTTTACCGGTCATCGTTTgaaccggactagctgtaccaacatccggtacagtggatttctgagcatttattGGGAAATGCACatccttctcatccattttttgaggagatggagaactctgagctGGAGTCTGAGTTTGTGCATCTGTTTTGCTAACTGGAGTCTGCTGTCTGAGTTTTGTttctaacatttgtatttgtttgatcagtctagtgttttccatgaggagTGACTCCTTTTGGACATTTAGCGTCTTGAAGTTTTCCGTCATAGAAGAACAATGGTTgcaaaaaataatctttccagtCTCTTTTTGTAAATTATACTGGGGTATCTGGTCTGGATTTTGTCTAAGGGAAGGAGATATATAATAATTTGGCCCTAAATATCGTCTAGCATGATTAGTGGCttcggtaaaatcattaaaacctttaaaaagagggGCTTTGAAACCTTGTATGGAGTCTAATacttctaaccatgtttggaaaatttcgttagtttttccatgaatgactacataatatttaaaacgaggcctacttttttctgccatgtaatggcataaagCATTCATAGATTCCATGAAATGattacgattttgtctattataagaaATCCAGAGGTTATCTACTAAACACCTTTGGGGTCTGTCTAAAACGTAATCTTGTCTTACTCTAAAGGATATGTTGCTTTCTGGGTATGCAATTAAATTAAATGGTCCGAAatgaattctttccattgtctCTAGGGATTCTAATGGTCTAAAATTTAAGTTAGCTAACATTGTTTGGTGGTAAGACTCTGAAGACGAAGCTAcacctttgcctttgtctgcaggaggttgtcctgttggtctcatgctgaaaacaaatgaatgaaattaaacttatttatttatttccagttgtagtctacttaactggtcagctaagttgttttcttttccttttatatgttcgaATACTATATTCTTATAAACAGATACCATATCTGTTTATAAGAATATAGTATTCGAACATATAAANNNNNNNNNNNNNNNNNNNNNNNNNNNNNNNNNNNNNNNNNNNNNNNNNNNNNNNNNNNNNNNNNNNNNNNNNNNNNNNNNNNNNNNNNNNNNNNNNNNNNNNNNNNNNNNNNNNNNNNNNNNNNNNNNNNNNNNNNNNNNNNNNNNNNNNNNNNNNNNNNNNNNNNNNNNNNNNNNNNNNNNNNNNNNNNNNNNNNNNNNNNNNNNNNNNNNNNNNNNNNNNNNNNNNNNNNNNNNNNNNNNNNNNNNNNNNNNNNNNNNNNNNNNNNNNNNNNNNNNNNNNNNNNNNNNNNNNNNNNNNNNNNNNNNNNNNNNNNNNNNNNNNNNNNNNNNNNNNNNNNNNNNNNNNNNNNNNNNNNNNNNNNNNNNNNNNNNNNNNNNNNNNNNNNNNNNNNNNNNNNNNNNNNNNNNNNNNNNNNNNNNNNNNNNNNNNNNNNNNNNNNNNNNNNNNNNNNNNNNNNNNNNNNNNNNNNNNNNNNNNNNNNNNNNNNNNNNNNNNNNNNNNNNNNNNNNNNNNNNNNNNNNNNNNNNNNNNNNNNNNNNNNNNNNNNNNNNNNNNNNNNNNNNNNNNNNNNNNNNNNNNNNNNNNNNNNNNNNNNNNNNNNNNNNNNNNNNNNNNNNNNNNNNNNNNNNNNNNNNNNNNNNNNNNNNNNNNNNNNNNNNNNNNNNNNNNNNNNNNNNNNNNNNNNNNNNNNNNNNNNNNNNNNNNNNNNNNNNNNNNNNNNNNNNNNNNNNNNNNNNNNNNNNNNNNNNNNNNNNNNNNNNNNNNNNNNNNNNNNNNNNNNNNNNNNNNNNNNNNNNNNNNNNNNNNNNNNNNNNNNNNNNNNNNNNNNNNNNNNNNNNNNNNNNNNNNNNNNNNNNNNNNNNNNNNNNNNNNNNNNNNNNNNNNNNNNNNNNNNNNNNNNNNNNNNNNNNNNNNNNNNNNNNNNNNNNNNNNNNNNNNNNNNNNNNNNNNNNNNNNNNNNNNNNNNNNNNNNNNNNNNNNNNNNNNNNNNNNNNNNNNNNNNNNNNNNNNNNNNNNNNNNNNNNNNNNNNNNNNNNNNNNNNNNNNNNNNNNNNNNNNNNNNNNNNNNNNNNNNNNNNNNNNNNNNNNNNNNNNNNNNNNNNNNNNNNNNNNNNNNNNNNNNNNNNNNNNNNNNNNNNNNNNNNNNNNNNNNNNNNNNNNNNNNNNNNNNNNNNNNNNNNNNNNNNNNNNNNNNNNNNNNNNNNNNNNNNNNNNNNNNNNNNNNNNNNNNNNNNNNNNNNNNNNNNNNNNNNNNNNNNNNNNNNNNNNNNNNNNNNNNNNNNNNNNNNNNNNNNNNNNNNNNNNNNNNNNNNNNNNNNNNNNNNNNNNNNNNNNNNNNNNNNNNNNNNNNNNNNNNNNNNNNNNNNNNNNNNNNNNNNNNNNNNNNNNNNNNNNNNNNNNNNNNNNNNNNNNNNNNNNNNNNNNNNNNNNNNNNNNNNNNNNNNNNNNNNNNNNNNNNNNNNNNNNNNNNNNNNNNNNNNNNNNNNNNNNNNNNNNNNNNNNNNNNNNNNNNNNNNNNNNNNNNNNNNNNNNNNNNNNNNNNNNNNNNNNNNNNNNNNNNNNNNNNNNNNNNNNNNNNNNNNNNNNNNNNNNNNNNNNNNNNNNNNNNNNNNNNNNNNNNNNNNNNNNNNNNNNNNNNNNNNNNNNNNNNNNNNNNNNNNNNNNNNNNNNNNNNNNNNNNNNNNNNNNNNNNNNNNNNNNNNNNNNNNNNNNNNNNNNNNNNNNNNNNNNNNNNNNNNNNNNNNNNNNNNNNNNNNNNNNNNNNNNNNNNNNNNNNNNNNNNNNNNNNNNNNNNNNNNNNNNNNNNNNNNNNNNNNNNNNNNNNNNNNNNNNNNNNNNNNNNNNNNNNNNNNNNNNNNNNNNNNNNNNNNNNNNNNNNNNNNNNNNNNNNNNNNNNNNNNNNNNNNNNNNNNNNNNNNNNNNNNNNNNNNNNNNNNNNNNNNNNNNNNNNNNNNNNNNNNNNNNNNNNNNNNNNNNNNNNNNNNNNNNNNNNNNNNNNNNNNNNNNNNNNNNNNNNNNNNNNNNNNNNNNNNNNNNNNNNNNNNNNNNNNNNNNNNNNNNNNNNNNNNNNNNNNNNNNNNNNNNNNNNNNNNNNNNNNNNNNNNNNNNNNNNNNNNNNNNNNNNNNNNNNNNNNNNNNNNNNNNNNNNNNNNNNNNNNNNNNNNNNNNNNNNNNNNNNNNNNNNNNNNNNNNNNNNNNNNNNNNNNNNNNNNNNNNNNNNNNNNNNNNNNNNNNNNNNNNNNNNNNNNNNNNNNNNNNNNNNNNNNNNNNNNNNNNNNNNNNNNNNNNNNNNNNNNNNNNNNNNNNNNNNNNNNNNNNNNNNNNNNNNNNNNNNNNNNNNNNNNNNNNNNNNNNNNNNNNNNNNNNNNNNNNNNNNNNNNNNNNNNNNNNNNNNNNNNNNNNNNNNNNNNNNNNNNNNNNNNNNNNNNNNNNNNNNNNNNNNNNNNNNNNNNNNNNNNNNNNNNNNNNNNNNNNNNNNNNNNNNNNNNNNNNNNNNNNNNNNNNNNNNNNNNNNNNNNNNNNNNNNNNNNNNNNNNNNNNNNNNNNNNNNNNNNNNNNNNNNNNNNNNNNNNNNNNNNNNNNNNNNNNNNNNNNNNNNNNNNNNNNNNNNNNNNNNNNNNNNNNNNNNNNNNNNNNNNNNNNNNNNNNNNNNNNNNNNNNNNNNNNNNNNNNNNNNNNNNNNNNNNNNNNNNNNNNNNNNNNNNNNNNNNNNNNNNNNNNNNNNNNNNNNNNNNNNNNNNNNNNNNNNNNNNNNNNNNNNNNNNNNNNNNNNNNNNNNNNNNNNNNNNNNNNNNNNNNNNNNNNNNNNNNNNNNNNNNNNNNNNNNNNNNNNNNNNNNNNNNNNNNNNNNNNNNNNNNNNNNNNNNNNNNNNNNNNNNNNNNNNNNNNNNNNNNNNNNNNNNNNNNNNNNNNNNNNNNNNNNNNNNNNNNNNNNNNNNNNNNNNNNNNNNNNNNNNNNNNNNNNNNNNNNNNNNNNNNNNNNNNNNNNNNNNNNNcaaagtatgacggagggtatatacttatcatttatcatagtttgagggtatatttgtatctttttctttatataaaCTAGTAATTACGTAGTAATTACATAAACTAGTAATCACGATGATTTACACACGGTTAGTTACAGGTGTACTGTTtggttacaacaacaacaacaaaaaacctagTATATTCCTACATCGTGGGGTATGGGGAGgttagagtgtacgcagtccataccactacctctaaagaagtagagaggttgtttccgatagaccctcggctcaagacaaaggacaatatatatagaaaaaaaatgcatggaacatgataaaataacataggtatgaCATCCACCAAAAATATTAAACACTGTCAAACAAGGACGCCAAAGCCCTCCTACCTACTGCCTACAACTCAGCCACACATCTTAGCCCTCTATCCTTAtatttttcctccataccttcctatcctgggtcatgtcctcagttaTCTGTAACTGCTCcttgtcacgtttaatcactttcctccagtatttcttcggtctacccctaccctgcTTGAAACcgtccaaggccaacctctcacacctacgagcCAGGGCATCcgtgcctctcctcatcacatggaTAAACCATCTCATATTAACTTTCCACAATTTATCCTCCATcgataccactcccaccttctcccgaatactCTAATTCCTAACCCGACAGCCCTTGTAAAATCACACAttcaacgcaacatcctcatttccatcatcttcaacttttgaatatgAGAATTTTTAACCggacaacactccgctccatataacatagccgaccggactgcaactctatagaatctGCCTTTTAGCTTGGGGGCatcttcttatcgcataaaattctcgAAGAGAGCCttcatttcatccaacctgccccaatacggtgaaacacatcctcatctatctctctattTGATACGAGAAAGACAATGAAAGGCACAAAACACACTCTAAATCAGTCcccaatcttaaggatccgaggaccaagatgAAGACCATTCTCGGATTCactatcaacaagaagaatacaagatacaatggtgtatataacaccaaaaatagatacaaaatatgaggaacaagatgaaaaacaataatacaagtttcggattcaataaaggacccaaaacagtccactacacaagatgacaacaacaaaagtaaaggatacatagtgagaccaagattattacaagattaagaactaaagagtgtattaaactcaaaaatccctaatgaatgtaataatcaaaaccactcttacggtgaccgccaagggaatcaactcacctcaagatccaccgtttccgagcaaagatcaatactagcttttccaagccctaactaagactaagtgttctactctcaagagagaggatttttaatgtttcaatctttcaactttcataaaactaatgagagaagacctaaaaaaatcctacttatagtatattacaaaagaaggcaaaaagactacactacccttaatgaccaagggtggccttggtgtgttggaaaatAATATGAATTGTTCGAAATGCAATGCCCTTCATAAAGGGcaccaaaaccgtgaaccaacaaaggtgaTCCAAACctgagagtccttaagtcttcaaggctccaagcaatcttccacactcgggtttgatcaatagtaggctcaaaacgtcccctccaagtatgatctcGTGCCCTCCAtacgaccaaagcttgattcttcacatagtgactttgaataaTGTCGTCGAAAGCTAAGGCGACCATTATTCTTGTCTCATCCTCtacttcttgaaaaggattcgacctcgaatccaagcCTTGCAAAATCGAAGAGAGGGCAAACAAAttcaaactcctcatggcatgagggttagggttagcataacaaatcatcTCAATATGCCAAGGTTGcgcatatttgcaatataaccaaggattctttaaattaaatattaaaagctcaataaaaggtgcacaaaggatttggttacgggaatcaccaagagataaagaaactacataggTACTAATGGCATCAAATAATACACAAGGTAGAACTTCCTTCATCTAATGAGCTATAAGACACCATTGCTTATTTATCTCGTCAAAAAACCACACCAAGGGGGGGTTTTCGATTGGTTCTAAAGCccataaaatccatatagcatTATCAAGCACACACATGGACAGAATAAAAAACTTCCTATCTtgacataaaataaatccaaaactagcatggacgtcatcataggcaaagagttAGTATAGGAAAGAGTCATGTGCAAAGGTATTCACGGGTGAAGAATAAGCatttaaacacatacacattcttttcttcaaataactagacaacttggcatccacaagttggaattcatgcaatttaggcacaagtgtgtcaaacaaggatgcacatttaggaacattaccccaaggagtcaatgacacctttgccctcgggttttcaagaaggactacacatttcttacccttaagagtactctcatctttcaaaaagagatttccatctttaggaagaatgttgtcacaccatagtgggttagcatatcggctatagccttcaaggcaagctataccaccattctcaccactaggttcattaggagtgtttaaattatcttcaaacaagacattatacctaaagagagcatgatctatttcccGGGTAGATTCGGGAAAAACACGTTCATCagtctctaaaagatcaatatcatgtttcaaagagatttcaagcataagattgtcccaagaatggCTCTCGGGTTTACTCCCATTTTGGtgaccaatattttcaagtactttactcacttgagttctattaatcacgtcacacacatactcaagtggtggacaattttcacaaGTAAGTTGATCAACAGCGATTACATAAGATGATGTACTTACGTTTAACATATAGGTTTCAACACTAAGTGGACATAAATTaaccttacaagaagagtcaatttggtcatcaataggatcaactagtgtatccacactcacaacatgtacatcatcaacaagagacAAAGAATCATttgactcacaagtaagtaatctactactcacactcaatgggctactagccatacGAATATCATTCTCATGCACCAAAGTGTAAGacttagctattttaccttgaatttcttgagtagattcttctttgccgtggtgtgaaggtcctccataagcttGGGCAACAACTTCCTTTCGGCATTGTTTGCCTTCGCTTTCC
Coding sequences within:
- the LOC107877868 gene encoding benzyl alcohol O-benzoyltransferase codes for the protein MDPIKESSSGLVFTVRRQKAELIPPAKPTPSETKFLSDIDDQEGLRFQIPVINFYRKDSNCSMGAHDDPVKVIKKAIAETLVFYYPFAGRLREGNGRKLMVDCTGEGVMFVEADADVTLEDFGDELQPPFPCLEELLYDVPGSVGVLNSPLILIQVTRLRCGGFIFALKLNHTMSDAAGLVQFMTAIGEMARGASEPSTLPVWCRELLKARNPSRVTCTHREYDEVPDTKGTIIPLDDMVHKSFFFGPSEVSALRRFVPPHLRKCSTFELLTSVLWRCRTISLKPDPEEEVRVLCIVNARSRFNPPLPNGFYGNAFAFPVAVTTAEKLCKNPLGYALELVKKAKSDVTEEYMKSVADLMVMKGRPHFTVVRTYLVSDVTRAGFGEVDFGWGKAVYGGPAKGGVGAIPGVASFYIPFRNKNGENGIVVPVCLPAFAMEIFVKELDSMLKGGDPFVNTNYAIIKPAL